The DNA region CCTTGTCATGTCGGTCCTCATCCACGCATTGGCGGTCATCGCCACGGCTGTGATTGTGGTCACAGTGCCGAAAAAGACCACCGCCACCCCCGTGCGGGTGACGCTTATGCAGGCCGAATCCCCGAAAAATGAGGACATGGACCATGGCCGGGTGGAAGACCTGCCAAAGCCGGACAAGATAGAAAAGCCGGACAAGGCGGACATCCTTTCCCGGTACGACAGCCGCGCCCACTCGCCGGAGAAGGGAAAAAAGTACAAGGCGTCCAAAACGGCCCTCCCGCGAGAGAAAGTGGACCCGCCCCATCCATCGGCTAAAAAATCGCCGGAAAACATGCCAGAGCAGCGCCCCGAAAAGCCCAAGACCATGGTGGCGGCGGTGCAGGGACCCAAGCTGGACATGACAAAGCGGGACAGCGCCAATGACCTGAACCTGTTTTCCAACGAAGCGATGAAAAAGGCGATGGAGACCGACAAGAGCAAGGCTTTCGAAAAAAGCTCCGTGGAAAAAGAGGAGCAAAGAAAAAACGTAAGCTCCCGCCCGACGGACAGGCCGAATCCTTCGAACACCGAAACGGCCAAGCTGTCGGGCCTTAAGGGGCTCAAAGGGTCGGACATCGAGAAATTCGCCATGACCGCCACCTCCGACGTGATAGACATGGGGGACGAGGCTGTGGTGTCGCTGAACACGAAGTCGTTCAAGTACATTGATTATTTCAGTCACATCAAGAAGGCTGTGGAGCTTGTGTGGACCTATCCGGACGAGGCCATCGCCCAGGGGATATCCGGCGCATCCATCGTGCGGTTCACATTGAAGAGCACCGGGGAGCTTGAGGAGGTGAAGATCGTCAAGTCCAGCGGGCACAAGACCCTGGACGACGAGGCGCAGGTGGCGGTGAAGGTGGCGGCGCCATACAACGCGTTCCCCAAGACGTTGGACAAGAAACGGCTCCACATCGTCGCCACGTTCATCTACCGGCCATCGTTCAACAACGTGCGGTAAGCGGCGGGACGCGCCGGGGAATGAGCCAGAATATGGCCATGGCGCCTGTTTAAAGTCTGTTCAACCCACCTTTAATGGCGATCATACTATGCTTTAATTTTTGTAAGTCCTTTATGGCGGCGTCCCAAGTGAGGTTTAAGTCAATCCCGAAATACTCATGAATCAGGATGTCTCTCATTCCGGCGATTTCTTTCCATCGGACATCTGGGTATTTATTCCTGATTTCTTCAGGGATGTTTTTCACAGCCTCACCGATTATTTCTATTCTTCGGATTACAGAGTCCTGGAACTGCACTGATTCGGCAAAGTCCTTGAAGGTCTTGTTTTTCGTGTAGGCTTCGATCAACTCAATGCATTCCAGGATATGTCCGATCAGTATGGCCGGGTCTTTGCTCATAAAATAACTTCTTGTTCGCTCAATATTTTTTCCTTAAGAAGCGGGTGAAGCGAGTCATAAGTGAGAATGTCAACTTTCCGGCCAAGCAATTCCTCAAGTTCGAGTTTCAGCCCCGACAGGTCAAGCAGGCTTTTCCTCCCCTCGAACTCAACGAGCAGATCAACATCGCTTTCCCCGGTCGCTTCTCCGCGCGCAACCGAGCCGAAGAAAGCGGCTCTGATCACGTTGCGCCTTCTTAAGACATCATCAATAGCGTTTTTTTTATTTTTAACGCTGCTGTCCATAAAACTCCTGTATCAAGCCGCGAATTTTAGAATCTCCACTTCAGCGCCTTTCAGGATAGCCTCTTCCGCCAGTTTCATGATTTTCCCGGTCACATCTTCCGAGAAATATTGCTCACCGCAAGTATCGCAAACCTCGGCGGGCACTCCCTTTAGAATGACCGTCGTGTCTCCTTTTTGAATTGGGAAAGTTACGGTTTCTGGAGACGTTTCACCTGTTCTGCAAAAGGCGCATTTCATTTTCTTTTCCTCGTTTTGTTGTCTTCATGCCATTTAGCCGGATCAGGTTGATATACGGTAATTATATGGCAATTTCCTCCGGCGGCATCCACACCCACGACAATATGCAACGGCTTGGCCACCGAATCGCCATAAACAAGGAAGCTGGGCAAAGGCGAATCATCAGGGTATGAAGCAATTATTTCTCCTGTTTTTACGGCATTTATTATCTCTTCCTTGCCGATGCGCCGCTCAATCATGCGCAGAATGGCGTGGCCGGAAAAGAAAATCCGTTCGCAATTCAATTATTCAGCCCTATTACGCCCAATTATTTTTCATCTTAGCTCACGCCGCGGGCGGCGGGGGAGGGGGCGGAATAATCTGCGTCTGGACGGTCTGGGCCACGCCGGTCAAATGCCTGTAGGCCGCCACCGTGGCGCAGAATGAAACGGGAATGGTGACAAGCAGCCCGACGAAAAGCGCCACAGCGCCGATCACGTTTATGATCGCCAGCACGAGGGCCATAAGGAAAACACTCAAATGGTTTTCAAAGCCGATCTTGCGCGACGCTTCCATGGCGTCCCAGAATCCCATCCCCTTGTCTATCACGAAAAGGTAGGGGAACAAGTACCATCCCGCCACGAGGAAGCCGGGGATCACCAGGGCGATAAAGCCCGCCGTGATGAACACCATGCTCAGCAGGCTGACGAGCACCATCGGCACGAACAGCTTGAACCCGTCGAACATCCTGGCGGGGGCGAATTCCTTCCCTTCCATAAGGTCCATTATCACGTAGAACATCCCCCCGGTCATGGGGCCGGCCACAAGGAGGCTTGCGAAGGGGACAAGGTTGGCCGCGGCGTTCACCACCACCAATATTAGCGTGGCCACCACCATGTTGGCCGCGTGGGCGCGGAAAAGCTCCCACCCTTCCTGCAAGTACCTCTGGAGATCGAATTGCTGCGTCATGCCTTGTCCTCCTTTTTGTCCGGCGGCGCCGGGCTATAATTTTATGATGAATTTTACTCCCGCGCGGGTGCGAAAGCAATGAGGCAGACAAGGTCTGGATTTTCGCCACAGAGACACTGAGGCGCGCAGAAAGATATTTTGACCTCCGTGCCTCTGCGCCTCTGTGGTTGCAAGTTCTTTCTCCGTCGTACTATGTTGTTCAATAATCATGTCCTCACCACAATATGAAAACGCGAACGGTAATATAGATGGTATCCTTAAACGGTTTTTTAAACCCCATTGGAAAATGATGGCAGGCTCGTTCGGTAAAATCTTGTCCCATCCGGCGGCGCGGGGCGTGTTGCTGGCCGTCGCCGGGCTTCATGCCGCGGCCATCACGGCGTTTGTGGTGTTCGGCAGGGTGGACGCGGGAATCGGTTCCGTTCGTGTGAGGATGGACGATCTTTCGCAGCCCGCCCTCCAGCTTTCCGTTGTGATGGCCCTGCTGTTTGTTTCGTACAGGCCGCAGGGGCGGAAAGGAATCGGGCGCCTTGCCGCGATTTGCTTCGCCTGCGTTGGCGTATGCGCGGCGGCGGCGGTTGTTTTAGTTTCGCTGGGGGCTGGAAGGGTTGTCGAAACTTTCAGCCCGGCAATAACATACGATCCGCGCATAATCTCCGCCTGCGCCTGGGGCGGCGGTGTCTATATGTTGGCCCTCGGCGGGATCGCTTTGACAAGACCTCGATGGATCGATCCTGCCATTTGCCAATGGAGCGCTCCGGTTTTCCTGGTGTTTTTCCCCTGTTTCATCGCATACATGTCCAACGGATTCTCGGAATTCGGCGGAGACGTCACCTGGAACGGGCTCATCCCTCCCTATATCGCCAATGGAGGCTGGCTCCCCATTTCCCAAAGTTTCGCGGAGTCGTATGGAAGCTGGGGGCTTATGCCGGTGGGGGAGAAGCTCATGCCTGTGCATCCCGTCGGCTCGTCGCTTTTCGCCATGCCCACTGCGGTCCTGCAACGGCTGATGGACGTTGATTTCAACATAATCACCGCCGGATGGAACCAGAAGGTGACGGCGGCGTGGGTGACGGCGCTTTCGGCGGCGTTTTTATTCGGCGCGGCGTACACGGCCACCGGGAGCGGGTTGATAACGGCCATAGTCACGCTGGCGTTCGCCTTCGGATCGCCCCAGGCGTCAATTTCATCGGTGACGCTCTGGCAGCATGGCCCCACCTCGATGCTAATCTGCGCCGGGCTGCTGCTTCTGACGCTGGCGGAAAAGGGGAACAGGCCGCGCCTGGCCGCCGCCGCCGCGTTTCCACTGGCCTTTCTGCCGCTGATGCGCCCGACGGCGATAGTGTTCTATTTCGCCGGCATGGCGGCGTCGGCCGTGTTTGGCCGCAGGGCTGTGATCGGCTTCCTGGCATGGTCCATCCCCGGCGGCGCCGCCGCGCTGGCGGTCCATCTGGGGCTGTATCACAATCTGCTGGGGGGCTATGAGCATTTCGCCCGCCACGGCGATTTTAGCGCATCGCTTGTCGAGGGAATGGCGGGGATACTGTTTTCCGCCAACAGAGGTCTTTTTGTTTTCTCGCCGTTCTTTTTGCTGGGCGTGGCCGGAGCGTATGTGGCGGTAAAACACCGCTCCATCACAGCGATCTGCATGACAGCGGCGGCGGTGGCGTATCTTTTGATCCACGCCAAATGGTCCGTATGGTACGCAGGGGCCACGGTGGGGCCAAGGTTCGCGGCGGAGACCGTTCCCGCTCTGGCCATAATGGCGGCCATGTTCATGGCAAAATACCGCAGGGCGGCTGTCACCGCGCTTGCCGTGACGTTGGCGGCGATATCAACGCTTATCACCGCGCCGGGCATGATATATCCCCGTGAGCAGGGGCAATGGAACATCTTTCCGGACATAGACAACGAGGCGAACTGGGGCAGGCTGTGGAGCTTTGACGAATGGCTGCCGCTGCATTTTATTCATGCGAGGGACTACCAAAGCTTCAGGCAGGTTCCGGTGTGCGGTTTTGTGTTCAACGGGCGCCTGGCGGCGGAAGAATCCGGCGGCGGGAAATGGCGGCGTGTCCGGCTGGACCTGGACGGGACGTCAAAAGGGGGGATAGTTTTTCCGCAGACGCATCTTGCGGATGGGATGTACACCTTTCAACTTGACGGCGAGGCGAAGAACGCCGCAAACGCATCCGTCACCATCAACGCCGTGATTCCCGGAATCAGCGCGGAACTTGAAACGTTCCCGGTGGCGGCCAACGGAGCGTTTCGCGTGACCAGGCGGATCAGGCCGGACGCAAAACGTCCGGTGCAGGTGAACGTGAAGGCGGACGGGACCGGCGGGACAATCCTGCTGGACACGGCGCGGCTTTCGCCTGCCGGGTAATTATTACTTGGCCTTGTCCGTCTGGCTCTGCTCCGGCTGCTTTGGCATAACAGGCGGCCCCTTGCGGCCGCAGCCGGTGGACGCGAATAGCGCCGTGACGACAATTAAAACTGTGAAAGCCGTGGCCGGCCTCACCACTTTTTCATCTCCCGCTCTATCTGCTTCAACCTTGCGGCGATGCGGCGGCGGGCCGTTCCGCCGGGAGTGTCCTTCCCGTCCGCCGATTTTTGCGGCGTGATGGCGGCGGCGTTGATCTTCATCAGGCGCGCGTCCACCGCTTTTAACTCGCCCTTCGAAAGCTCGCCGAACTTTTTTCCCTCGGCGATGCTGTATTTCACAAGTTTGCCGACGATCTCGTGCGCCTCGCGGAACGGCGTCCCGCCGATCACAAGCCTGTCCGCGATGTCCACGGCGGTCATGTAACCATCCTCCGCCCGCGCCGCCAGCTTTGCCTTGTCCACCCGCAGGGCGCCCGTCATGTCCGCCGCGAGTTTTAGCATCGTCGTAAGCTGGAAGAACGCCTCGAAGACCGGCTCCTTGTCCTCCTGCAGGTCCTTGTTGTAGGCCAGCGGCAGCCCCTTCATCACCGTGAGCATTGTCACAAGGTAGCCGTTGAGCCTTCCTGTCTTTCCCCGCATAAGCTCCGGCACGTCCGGATTTTTCTTCTGCGGCATTATCGAAGAGCCGGTGCAGAACGCGTCCGGCAATTCCATCACGGAGAACTCCCGGCTGGTGAAGATCACCAATTCTTCGGCGAGCCTTGAAAGATGCGTCCCGGCAAGGGCCGCGGCGAAAAGAAATTCGGCGGCGAAATCCCGGTCCGCCACCGCGTCCATGCTGTTTTGAGAAATGGAATCAAAGCCAAGCTCGCGCGCCACCCATTCCCTGTCTATCGGGAAATTCGTCCCGGCCAGCGCGGCGGAGCCCAGCGGCATCACGTCCACCCGGGCGAGGGCGTCGTAAAACCGTTGCGCGTCCCTTTCCATCATCTCAAAATACGCCAAGAACCAGTGGGCCAGGCGGATCGGCTGGGCCGGCTGGAGATGGGTGTATGCAGGGGCGATGGTGTCCAGGTGCGCGTTGGCCTGTTTGTAAAGCGCCTTCTGGAAATCGCGTATCAGTTCCACGATCTCCCCGATGGCGTCGCGCACGAAGAGGCGGAACGCCGTGGCCACCTGGTCGTTGCGGGAGCGGGCGGTGTGCAGCTTGCCACCCGCAGGGCCGATGATCTCCTTTAACCGGCGCTCCACGGCCATGTGGATGTCCTCGTCGGAAGCGTTGAACCGGAACTTGTGGGAGTCTATCTCCCGTTCCACCGCAAAAAGGCCCCGCACAATGGCTTCCGCGTCCTTTTTGGGGATGATCTTTTGCCGGCCCAGCATTTTGGCGTGGGCCACGCTTCCCATGATGTCGTGCTTGTACAGCAGCCGGTCAAACCCTATGCTGGCGTTGAATTCCTCCACCAGCGGATGGGTCGGCTCCGTAAACCTTCCAGACCATGCTTTTTTACCGGCCACGCGTATATCTGCCTTTAAATATGGAACGAACTATGCGGATTGAAATACAAGCTCGTTAATCTTCAGATTTGGGGCCCGGTGGGAAAGATTAAGTATCTCCACGCCGATCACTTCCTTTTTGCCGTTGAAATCGAGCACCACTCCCGGGGCCACTTCCTCCGATTCGATTATTTCAGACTCGTCCAGCCGCAAATATAAAGCGTCCGCCTTTCCGTCAACCTTCAGCCTCATGGTTTTCTCCTTTTGGCCCTGTCAAAATATGCCGTGACTATCCTCAACGGATTCGCATTCGCATTGACAACCACATGCAATACCCGGCCGCCAAATTCACTTATGCTGCAAATCTGTGCTCAAGTACAATATCGTATTTATCTTGCTCAACAAACTCCGGATTATCTATGGCTTGCTCCAGCCATTTTAAATCAATTTTGCGCTCTTTTAGCATGTCAGACGCGTGTTGACTCAATTCATGCCGCGTCCCCGCCATTCTAGGCCTTTTCCTTGGATATCCTGTCCAGCGTGGCGTTTATCAACGCGGAGGATTCCGCGTCGCAATAGTCCTTGGACAGCTCCACAGCCTCGTCAATCGCCACCGGGTCCGGCGTGGTGACGTCGTACAGTATCTCGTAAACTCCCAGCCGCAGGATCGCCCGGTCCATGAAGCCGAGCCTGGCCACTTCCCAGTTGACCAGCGCGGCGGCGAGTTTTGCGTCTATTTCGTCTATGTGGCTTGTGGCGCCCAGAACCAGGGACTCCACGAAATCGCGTTCCGCCCCCTCGGTTTCGTTGGCGGCGAAATGTTCGGACAAAAGCCGTCCCGCGTTCTCCTCCTTTAGCATGTCCGCCTGATAGAGGATCGCCAGGGCGGCTTCGCGGGACTTGTGGCGCGCGCCCAAAGCTACAGTTTCTTCACGAGATTTATCATCTCGATGGCCGTGAGGGCCGCTTCAAAACCTTTGTTGCCGGACTTTGTCCCGGCCCGTTCTATCCCCTGCTCGATGGTCTCCACCGTGAGCACACCGAACGCCACCGGCACGCCGGTATCCAGCATCACCTGGGCGCACCCCTTGGTCACCTCGGACGATATGTGCTGGTAATGTGATGTCGCCCCCCGTATCACCGCGCCAAGGGCGATGACGGCGGAGTACTTGCCGGAGGCGGCCATTTTCTTCACAGCCAGCGGAATCTCGAACGCCCCGGGCACCTTGCCCACGGTGATGTCCGCGTCCTTCACCCCATGCCTTGTCAGGCAGTCCACCGCCCCGTCGAGCAGTTTGCCGGTGAGGAAATCATTGAACCTGCTGACGACTATCGCCACCTTCGCCCCGGCGCCGTCCAGCGCCCCTTCTATCGTGTTTGCCATGTTTCCTTGTTCTTTAATTTAAGAGCAACCGCATTCCGTGAATGACTCGGAGTATCTCAACTCCTATATCCTCAATTCTATAAATTATCCTGTAGTTTTTCAAAAACAACTCACGGATAGCCTGGTTTTTAAATTCAGGGGCGCAACGCCTTCTTTCCGCGTGGTTTTCAAGTGAACGCACGGTTTGAAAAATCTTTTCCGCAAATCAAACGCCCTTTCCTCCGAATCAATTGAAATGAACGAGATGACTTCATCAACGTCCAATATCGCCTGTGGAGACCAGGTTATCTTTTTAGCCATCGCGCAAAGCGCCGTTCAACTTCCTCATGGGGTATGCCCTTGCCCTCGTCAAGGCTCTTGATACCTTCCTCTACCTTTCGAATGACATCCAGATGATAAATTATCTCCTCCATGGAACAGTCGTCCGGCAACGTTGGAATCATTTCGGTTACAATCTGTTTTGCTGTTTTCATAAATCGCAGTTGACTTTACCCAGTATTTTATCAGCTTTAAGCTTTTTCTTCAGGCTTTCGTGGCTGATGGTTTTCTCGTTCCGCCGTTCCGCCAGGACCGCCAGATCATGAATATCCTCCTGTATCTCCTCATATTCCTCCATGCGGAGGACCACAGCCTTTTTCCGCCCGGAAGAATCGGTTATAAACTGTGTCGCGCCGCTTGTTTTCATGCTACGAAACCTTTTCCACCTTCTTCCGCTTTGTGAACTACCACCTTCAGTTTCATCGGTTGCTCACCCCTCGTTCGTCTTCTTTATATCCAGCAAATGCCCCATCTTGCTTTGCTTCACGCTCAGATACCGCAGGTTGCTCTCGTTGGGTTCGCACACCAGCGGGACCCGCTCTGCTATGTGAAGCCCGTAACCGTCCAAGCCCACCACCTTGCGGGGATTGTTGGTTATCAGCCGGATCTCGTGCAGCCCCAGGTCGCGCAATACCTGCGCGCCAAGGCCGTAGTCCCGCAAATCTTCCTTGAATCCAAGGTGGTGGTTGGCCTCCACGGTGTCCTTCCCCTCGTCCTGCAGGGCGTACGCCTTGAGCTTGTTGATAAGGCCGATTCCGCGCCCTTCCTGGAAAAGATACACAAGCACCCCGCACCCTTCGCCGGCGATCATCCTCATGGCGCGGTCGAGCTGCTCGCCGCAGTCGCACCGTTCCGAACCGAACACGTCTCCGGTGAGGCACTGGCTGTGCATCCGCACAAGGCGCGGCCCCTCGCATATCTCCCCCATGGTCAGCGCCAGTATTATCTCGCTGTTCACGTCGTTCTGGTACGCGATGGCGTTGAACACCCCGTATCGGGTGGGAAGCTTGGTCTCCGCTGCGCGGCGCACGATATGCTCGTTGCGCATGCGGAACTCCACGATGTCCTTCACCGTGATCATCTTTATGTTGTGTTTGGCCGCGAACTCCCGCAGTTGCGGCACGCGGGCCATGGAACCGTCGTCGTTCATTATCTCGCATATCACGGCGGCTGGGGAAAGTCCGGCGATCTTGCACAGGTCCACAGACCCTTCCGTCTGCCCCACCCGCACAAGCACCCCGCCTTCACGGGCGCGCAACGGGAACACGTGGCCGGGCCGGGCCAGGTCCTCGGCCGTGGTGGCCGGGTCTATGGCGGTCTTTATGGTCTGGCATCTGTCCGCCGCGGAGATACCGGTGGTGACTCCCTTGCGCGCCTCTATGGACACCGTGAAGCCTGTGCCGAAGGACGACGTGTTGTTGCGCACCATCAGCGGCAGGTCCAGCTCGTCGCACCGGGCGCCGGTGAGCGCCAGGCATATCAGCCCGCGCCCCTCCTTGGCCATGAAATTGACGGCTTCGGTGGACACTTTTTCCGCCGCCAGCACCAGGTCGCCCTCGTTTTCCCGGTCCTCGTCGTCCACCATGATTATCATCTTCCCGTTGCGGATGTCCTCGACGGCTTCCGCAAGGGTGTTGAATTTTCGCTTTTCGGAATTCTTTTTCATTTTAAATACTGCCACCATTCATGTTTTAGCCTGCGGATCCTAAAATCCGTGGCGCGCAAGAAAACCAGCGTCAATCCCTTTCTTGTCCTTATTGCCCGGATTGACAAAGTTTTCAACGTATTTGGATATCATATCATATTCGATGTTCACGTCCGTTCCGGGTGTGGATGCGCCCAGGGATGTGTTCTGCCACGTGTGCGGGATCACCGCGATGGTGACCGAGCCTGCAAGCTTGCTCGCCACCGTCAGGCTTATCCCGGCGATGGCGATGGAGCCTTTTTCGATGATGTATTTCATCCCTTCCGGCGGGAGCGATATCTCCACTTCATACCCCTCCCCGGCGGGTGATATCCTTGCGACCGTTCCCACGCAGTCCACATGGCCGGACACCATATGGCCGCCGAGCCTGTCCCCCAGGCGCATTGCCCGTTCCAGGTTCACCACGCCCCCCGGTTTTGCGTTCTTGAAAGTCGTGCGGCTGATGGTCTCCGAAGAGACGTCGAACACAAGGTTCGGGCCGCTGGCGGAGACGACGGTGAGGCACACCCCGTCCACCGCCACGCTCTCCCCGATCACAGGGTTTGCCATGGCCCCGCCCGCGTCCACGGTGATGGAGAAATCCTCCGCCCGCCGCGCGATGGAGGTGATTTTGCCCGCCGATTCGATTATGCCTGTGAACATATTTGTTGTTTGACGGAAATTTACGCCGCTTTCAATCCGGCCCGGCGGGGAGCTTTCAACCGCAATTCCACGGCTCCTCCCAGCGCGCGGTACATCGTGACCAGCGCGTCAATGGTGAACTTTTCAATCTCGTTGGCCAGCAGCGAGGCCACGCGGGAGCGCGCCACGCCAATGGCTTCGGCCGCTTTTGCCTGCGTAAGCTTGCGCCGTTTAATTTCTTTTTCTATGACCAGCATAAGCTCGGCGCGTATCCGCAATTTTTCAGCCGCCACCCGATCGTCCTCCAGGTCGTCAAACACCGTCCGGATCGCCTTGACGCCGCCGGTTTTTCGTGAACTTTTCATTTGCCGATGTTCCTTAATCTTTCCCTCGCGGTCAATATTTCACGATGGGGCGTTTTTATCCCCCGCGCCGAATCCTTCTTGAATGCGTGCAGCACATATATCCCCTCCGGCCTTGACGCCAGATAGATGACGCGGTAATGCGTTTTCATAACTATCCTGATCTCATAAACTCCAGGGCCGATTCCAGCCATGGGCTTGAAATTCGACGGTTCCCCGCCTTTCTGAACCCGGAACAACTCCGCACCGGCCCTATGCCGCGCGTCATCCGGAAAAGCCTTCACCACTTTCCTTGAATCACCCAGCCATATAGCCGGTTTCATGGGGTATTGTCCTAAATTTAAGACAGGCTGTCAACGCCGATATGATTGGAGGTGATTTTGCCTGCCGATCCGAGTATGCCTGCGAACATATTTCCCTGTAACTGGTTATATCCGCCAAGGTTCTTCTTCGGTAGGGGCGGGTTTCAAACCCGCCCTTTCAATCGCGGGATTTTCCCTGTCCACTTCCCACCGCGCAGGATTATCAATGATATATTCCCTTGTCAAATTCAAGGATTTTCCGTTTCGGATTATATGCTCATAATAATTACGTTGCCAAACCGGAACACCTGATGATTTGCGCAATTCATTAATACGGCGCGCGGAGAAAGTTTTAAAAGCGCGGACAACTTCCGGCAATCCGGCTGTCCGCGGAAGGGCGGGTTTCAAACCCGCCCCTACGGAAATCCCGATGATAAAATGGACATGATTGGGCATCACAATGGATTCATCCAGGACGATATGCGGATAATGCTTCGGCATCCCATATAAAGTGTCTATTACGATTTCACCAGGATGGTTGGCCCTCATCTCTTCACCGGCCACATCTCCGAAAAGGCATTTTCTGCCCGATGCGCAAACGGTCACAAAATAATAACCAGCCAGGCTGTAATCATATTCTTTTAACCTGATGGTCCGCCGATGATGGCGGTTTGGGTCATAAGCCATGACGATATTCAAATCGCCTTTGTCTGGATGGATCGCGGCGCATTAGTATAATCTATCTCGCCACCCGCCCTTCCACCACAAGGTCGTCTCCGATTATGTCCACCCGCACGTCCTCAACCGCCCATGCGTCCGCCATCCTGGCCACTCCCTCGCCGCTGATGGCGCACTTGTCCCCGCCGGTGATCTTCATGGCGATAAAAAATATCACCCGGTCCACGATACCGTCGTCAAACGCCGCCCCGGCGAACCTTCCGCCCCCTTCAAGCAGCACGCTCATCACGTTGCGCCGGCCAAGCTCTTCCATCAGCCAGTTTAAGTCCACATGGGATTTGCGTTCGGTGGCGGTTATCACGTCCACACCCATTCTGGTGAGCGTCTCTATTTTCTCAGGATCGGCCTTGTTCGTGGTGACAACTATTGTCGGGATTTTCGCGGCGGTGCGGACGATGTTGCAGTCAAGCGGGATGCGAAGCTTGCCATCCACCACCACGCGCAGCGGATTGCGCTTCGGGCTGCCAAACCGCACGGTGAGCTGGGGGTCGTCGTATATCACCGTGTCCGACCCGACCATCACCGCGTCGTATTCATTGCGAAGCCTGTGCCCAACCTTGCGCGATTTCTCGCAGCTTATCCATTTGGAGTCGTTGCTTTGGGTGGATATCTTTCCGTCCAGCGTGATGGCCGATTTTAAAAGGACTAACGGGCGGCCCGTGACGGAGTGCTTGGCGAAGTCTTCGATGAGCCTTTCGCACTCCTCCCGCATCACCCCCTCCACGACACTCACACCATGGCGCTTGAGCCATGCCGCTCCTTTGAGTCCTTTTTTCGGCGATGGATCGGACGCGCCTATCACAACTTCTTTTATTCCGGCGTCCACGATGGCCCTGGCGCATGGCGGTGTGA from Nitrospinota bacterium includes:
- a CDS encoding riboflavin synthase, which encodes MFTGIIESAGKITSIARRAEDFSITVDAGGAMANPVIGESVAVDGVCLTVVSASGPNLVFDVSSETISRTTFKNAKPGGVVNLERAMRLGDRLGGHMVSGHVDCVGTVARISPAGEGYEVEISLPPEGMKYIIEKGSIAIAGISLTVASKLAGSVTIAVIPHTWQNTSLGASTPGTDVNIEYDMISKYVENFVNPGNKDKKGIDAGFLARHGF
- a CDS encoding XRE family transcriptional regulator produces the protein MKSSRKTGGVKAIRTVFDDLEDDRVAAEKLRIRAELMLVIEKEIKRRKLTQAKAAEAIGVARSRVASLLANEIEKFTIDALVTMYRALGGAVELRLKAPRRAGLKAA
- a CDS encoding type II toxin-antitoxin system RelE/ParE family toxin, translating into MKPAIWLGDSRKVVKAFPDDARHRAGAELFRVQKGGEPSNFKPMAGIGPGVYEIRIVMKTHYRVIYLASRPEGIYVLHAFKKDSARGIKTPHREILTARERLRNIGK
- a CDS encoding transposase translates to MAYDPNRHHRRTIRLKEYDYSLAGYYFVTVCASGRKCLFGDVAGEEMRANHPGEIVIDTLYGMPKHYPHIVLDESIVMPNHVHFIIGISVGAGLKPALPRTAGLPEVVRAFKTFSARRINELRKSSGVPVWQRNYYEHIIRNGKSLNLTREYIIDNPARWEVDRENPAIERAGLKPAPTEEEPWRI
- the ribD gene encoding bifunctional diaminohydroxyphosphoribosylaminopyrimidine deaminase/5-amino-6-(5-phosphoribosylamino)uracil reductase RibD; the protein is MSRAIQLALKGKGRTSPNPAVGAVIARNGKIIGEGWHKKAGKPHAEIEALNSLATSAKGSTLYVTLEPCNHHGLTPPCARAIVDAGIKEVVIGASDPSPKKGLKGAAWLKRHGVSVVEGVMREECERLIEDFAKHSVTGRPLVLLKSAITLDGKISTQSNDSKWISCEKSRKVGHRLRNEYDAVMVGSDTVIYDDPQLTVRFGSPKRNPLRVVVDGKLRIPLDCNIVRTAAKIPTIVVTTNKADPEKIETLTRMGVDVITATERKSHVDLNWLMEELGRRNVMSVLLEGGGRFAGAAFDDGIVDRVIFFIAMKITGGDKCAISGEGVARMADAWAVEDVRVDIIGDDLVVEGRVAR